A window of Maniola jurtina chromosome W, ilManJurt1.1, whole genome shotgun sequence contains these coding sequences:
- the LOC123879876 gene encoding uncharacterized protein LOC123879876: MREYADLKHLSVYDKTPSESSFYLPHHPVLKLTSESTKIRVVYDASARTTSGFSVNDLQMVGPNIQDSLFNILVRFRQHKYVLSADIEKMYRSILVDESDRDLQLILWREQESQPLMTLQLNTVTYGFSSSSFLSTRCLWQCGEECGDSATKTVIQNDFYADDLLTGTNTEDELCHRQRSVSDALAAGGFRLRKYRSNSKLVKSSIVQESSSSKEQESNGGTLTISNATSTLGIGWTSSSDELSFPVKNAPTDVVTKRTILSSTFKVFDPLGLLSLCTVIPKIMIQGLWSETKLGWDDRVPPHIESDWSKFIKELESISCLHIPRQALIDDPIRVEMHCFCDASEQAYGACIYLKSHNNKGEVQVHLLCAKSRVAPIKRQTIPRLELCGALLGAQLASTVTQALRCQIDRHVYWTDSKVVLGWLQTAKTPKTFVANRVAAIIELSEPSSWRYVPTSQNPADLVSRGVQPSCVNQCKLWGHGTNYLLEPEASWPAQEHRIKNLPEIKALAVEAQEPFFDLTRISRFPILQRIYAWVLRCINNVRKSKNRLTGLLQSSELDNSMCAPVKISQGQSFANELTLLSSNKQFKASSLLSSLDTVIDAKGILRVGGHLSMSDFNYDKKCPILLYADSHLTKILFYNERDRLKSGEFQDSVQNFVSKQNIEFEFSLVYALNFSGLWEAGTKATKFHPKGVMCTSNLTFEELSSLFAQVESILNSRPLCPLSPSPNDLQCLTPGHFLIGRPLMSLPSPPLLEINTNQLDRFQRLEQAHQHFWKRWANVYVAELQKRTKWRTRCTTLKVHDLVLLKEPSAPPLCWRLSRVTQLHPSADDVPRVADISTAQGIVRRALNQICLLPTSCS; this comes from the coding sequence ATGAGGGAGTATGCAGACCTTAAGCATTTATCTGTATACGACAAAACCCCATCGGAATCTTCGTTTTATCTACCTCATCATCCAGTACTAAAACTAACCAGTGAATCGACTAAAATCCGCGTGGTTTACGATGCTTCTGCCCGAACTACGTCTGGCTTCTCGGTTAATGACCTTCAAATGGTTGGCCCCAATATTCAAGATTCACTATTCAACATTCTAGTTCGCTTTCGCCAACATAAGTATGTTCTATCAGCAGACATAGAAAAAATGTATAGGAGCATTTTGGTCGACGAATCTGATCGCGACCTACAATTAATTCTATGGCGGGAGCAAGAGTCTCAGCCTCTAATGACCCTTCAATTAAATACCGTGACCTATGGGTTTTCTAGTTCTAGCTTTCTCAGCACGCGATGCCTATGGCAGTGCGGAGAGGAGTGTGGGGATTCGGCGACTAAGACTGTTATCCAGAATGACTTTTATGCAGATGACCTGTTGACGGGCACCAACACAGAAGACGAGCTGTGCCACAGACAGCGCTCGGTTAGTGACGCGCTCGCTGCTGGTGGATTCCGTCTACGGAAGTATCGCTCGAATTCCAAATTAGTGAAATCCAGTATTGTCCAGGAGTCTTCCTCTTCTAAAGAGCAGGAGAGTAATGGTGGTACTCTCACCATTAGTAATGCTACTAGTACTCTTGGAATAGGTTGGACTTCATCATCTGACGAGCTAAGTTTTCCCGTCAAAAATGCTCCTACAGATGTTGTTACAAAAAGAACAATTTTATCCTCCACCTTTAAGGTTTTTGATCCACTTGGACTGCTCTCTCTTTGTACTGTCATACCAAAAATAATGATTCAAGGGCTTTGGTCTGAAACCAAGCTTGGATGGGACGATAGAGTTCCTCCTCACATTGAGTCTGACTGGTCAAAATTCATTAAAGAACTTGAAAGTATTTCCTGTCTGCATATTCCCAGACAGGCTTTAATAGACGACCCCATCCGAGTTGAGATGCACTGCTTCTGTGACGCATCAGAGCAGGCATACGGTGCTTGCATTTACTTAAAATCTCACAATAATAAAGGTGAAGTACAAGTTCATCTACTTTGCGCAAAATCACGCGTGGCGCCCATAAAGCGCCAAACGATCCCACGCCTAGAGCTCTGCGGGGCTCTCTTAGGCGCACAACTGGCGAGTACAGTTACACAGGCTTTAAGGTGTCAAATAGATCGCCACGTCTACTGGACAGATTCTAAGGTCGTTCTAGGTTGGCTGCAGACTGCTAAAACTCCCAAAACATTTGTAGCTAATAGAGTTGCAGCTATCATTGAACTTTCAGAACCTAGTTCCTGGCGCTATGTTCCTACATCACAAAACCCAGCTGATTTAGTTTCACGTGGTGTGCAGCCCTCTTGCGTGAATCAATGTAAGTTATGGGGGCATGGAACAAATTACCTTTTAGAACCAGAAGCGTCTTGGCCCGCACAAGAACATAGAATTAAAAACCTACCTGAAATCAAAGCACTCGCAGTGGAGGCCCAGGAACCTTTCTTTGATTTAACTAGAATTTCAAGATTTCCTATTTTACAACGAATTTATGCCTGGGTGCTTCGATGTATCAATAACGTAAGAAAGTCCAAAAATAGGTTGACTGGTCTATTGCAATCTTCCGAACTTGATAATTCCATGTGTGCTCCAGTGAAGATTTCACAAGGTCAGTCTTTTGCAAACGAATTGACTCTTTTGTCTAGCAATAAGCAGTTTAAAGCAAGTTCACTTCTATCTTCATTGGACACCGTTATTGATGCAAAGGGTATACTCCGCGTAGGTGGCCATCTTTCTATGTCCGATTTTAATTACGACAAAAAATgtccaattttattatatgctgACAGTCATCTaactaagattttattttataacgagCGTGATCGTCTAAAATCTGGGGAGTTTCAAGACTCTGTACAAAACTTTGTATCCAAACAGAATATTGAGTTTGAGTTCTCCCTCGTATACGCTCTTAACTTCAGTGGTTTGTGGGAGGCCGGCACAAAGGcaaccaaatttcatccaaaagGAGTAATGTGCACATCCAACTTAACTTTCGAGGAATTATCTTCATTGTTTGCACAGGTTGAGTCAATCCTCAACAGCCGGCCCCTCTGTCCTCTCAGTCCTTCCCCCAATGATCTCCAGTGTCTCACACCCGGACACTTTCTGATTGGCAGGCCACTCATGTCCTTGCCGAGTCCACCTCTACTAGAAATCAACACCAACCAACTCGACCGATTTCAACGGCTGGAGCAGGCGCACCAGCACTTTTGGAAACGATGGGCTAACGTTTATGTGGCCGAACTACAAAAGCGCACGAAATGGCGCACAAGGTGTACAACATTGAAGGTACACGACCTAGTTTTGCTGAAGGAACCAAGCGCGCCACCACTCTGCTGGCGCCTTAGCAGAGTGACACAACTGCATCCCAGCGCTGATGACGTGCCCCGCGTTGCAGACATCTCCACCGCTCAGGGCATTGTGCGACGGGCCCTTAATCAGATCTGCCTGTTGCCAACTTCTTGCTCTTGA